A genomic window from Catalinimonas alkaloidigena includes:
- a CDS encoding aldo/keto reductase produces MNYPSLGTSDLRVSEISFGCMSLQRDDQQNQRLLHQALDRGITLFDTADLYDKGRNEATVGRAFRGMRQRVVLASKVGNQWRPDGSGWDWNPRKDYILTAVEQSLKRLQTDYLDLYQLHGGTLDDPIDETIEAFELLKEQGKIRAYGISSIRPNVIREWVQRAHLTSVMMQYSLLDRRPEETCLALLHQHGIGVLARGSVAKGLLLNKPAESYLGHAPADVTRAAQGVARLTTPQRPAAAVATRFVLHHPAVTTAVVGIRTEVQLNEALQAGDTPPLTAADVAQLAASAPARTYTDHR; encoded by the coding sequence GTGAACTACCCCTCTTTAGGCACCTCCGACCTGCGGGTCAGCGAAATCAGTTTCGGATGCATGTCGTTGCAGCGCGACGACCAGCAGAACCAACGCCTGTTGCACCAGGCCCTGGACCGGGGCATCACCTTGTTCGACACCGCCGATCTGTACGACAAAGGCCGAAACGAAGCGACCGTGGGACGGGCCTTCCGCGGCATGCGCCAGCGGGTCGTGCTGGCCAGCAAAGTGGGCAACCAGTGGCGTCCCGACGGGAGTGGCTGGGACTGGAATCCCCGCAAAGACTACATTCTGACCGCCGTCGAGCAAAGCCTGAAACGCCTGCAAACCGATTACCTGGACCTGTACCAACTGCACGGCGGCACGCTCGACGATCCCATTGATGAAACCATCGAAGCTTTTGAACTGCTCAAAGAGCAGGGAAAGATTCGTGCCTACGGCATTTCGTCCATCCGGCCGAACGTAATCCGGGAGTGGGTACAACGCGCGCACCTGACCAGCGTCATGATGCAATACAGCCTGCTGGATCGCCGCCCCGAAGAGACGTGCCTTGCCTTGCTTCATCAGCACGGCATCGGGGTGTTGGCGCGCGGCAGTGTGGCGAAAGGGTTGTTACTGAACAAGCCCGCGGAATCGTACCTGGGGCATGCTCCGGCAGACGTTACACGCGCGGCGCAGGGCGTCGCCCGCCTGACGACCCCACAGCGCCCCGCTGCGGCCGTGGCCACTCGGTTTGTGCTGCACCACCCGGCCGTGACCACCGCCGTTGTGGGAATCCGGACAGAAGTGCAGCTAAACGAGGCTTTGCAAGCGGGCGATACGCCGCCGTTGACGGCGGCAGACGTGGCGCAACTGGCCGCGTCCGCCCCGGCGCGTACGTACACCGACCACCGGTGA
- a CDS encoding D-alanyl-D-alanine carboxypeptidase/D-alanyl-D-alanine-endopeptidase, giving the protein MTLSRLFHRLGAGSLAVLLTACATHSPHLSSRQFRHLIAESPVFQQAFTGFALYDPLLDRMVYEYQSDKYFTPASNTKILTLYTCLQLLGDSLPALRYDLRHDTLFFTGTGDPTLLHPDLPHIDTTYEAHVFQMLRAAPQTLCYVPRPTAAAHFGPGWAWDDYNDYYSAERSTLPLYGNIVRFQFVAEESQPLPFPAFFGQYLHKASASLPGHTYLRRQVDQNHFSYAARPDTLAFTQDVPFRPSASLTAALLADTLHRPVVLSTQFQELPTQTLYSLPADSAYRWMMHVSDNFFAEQLLMLCSAQRLDTLSVDSTIAYMMRTHLTDLPDPPRWVDGSGLSRYNLQTPRNMVALLRKIDAQLSDERLYTIFPAGGKSGTLRNWYGNPDGPPYVFAKTGSLSNTYCLSGYLITQDGRKLIFSFMHNNFVQPSSDYRHAMQEVLRTLWERY; this is encoded by the coding sequence ATGACCCTGTCGCGTTTGTTTCATCGGCTCGGCGCTGGTAGTCTGGCGGTGCTGCTAACGGCCTGTGCTACCCACTCGCCCCATCTTTCTTCCCGTCAGTTTCGGCACCTCATTGCAGAATCGCCGGTGTTTCAGCAGGCGTTTACCGGTTTTGCGCTGTACGATCCGCTTCTGGACCGGATGGTGTACGAATACCAGAGTGACAAGTACTTTACGCCCGCCTCCAATACCAAAATCCTGACGCTGTACACGTGCCTGCAACTGCTCGGCGACTCGCTGCCGGCCCTGCGGTACGACCTGCGTCACGACACGCTCTTTTTTACCGGCACGGGCGACCCGACCCTGTTGCACCCCGATCTGCCTCACATCGATACCACGTACGAGGCACACGTGTTCCAGATGCTGCGCGCGGCCCCGCAGACGCTGTGCTACGTCCCCCGTCCTACCGCCGCGGCGCACTTCGGACCGGGGTGGGCCTGGGACGACTACAACGATTACTATTCGGCCGAACGCTCCACCTTGCCCTTGTACGGCAACATCGTGCGCTTTCAGTTTGTAGCCGAGGAATCCCAACCGCTGCCGTTCCCGGCGTTTTTCGGGCAGTACCTGCACAAAGCTTCTGCCAGCTTGCCAGGACACACGTACCTGCGTCGTCAGGTAGACCAGAACCACTTTTCGTACGCGGCCAGGCCCGACACCCTGGCCTTTACGCAGGATGTCCCCTTCCGACCGTCAGCGTCGCTTACCGCCGCCCTGTTGGCCGACACACTACACCGCCCGGTGGTGCTTTCCACCCAGTTTCAGGAACTGCCCACGCAAACGCTGTACAGCCTGCCGGCCGACAGCGCCTACCGCTGGATGATGCACGTCAGCGACAATTTTTTTGCGGAACAACTGCTGATGCTCTGCTCAGCGCAACGGCTGGATACCCTAAGCGTCGATTCTACTATTGCGTACATGATGCGGACGCACCTGACCGATTTGCCCGACCCGCCCCGTTGGGTCGACGGCTCCGGCCTTTCGCGCTACAACCTGCAAACGCCACGCAACATGGTCGCCCTTCTGCGTAAAATCGACGCACAGCTCAGCGACGAACGGCTGTACACGATCTTCCCGGCCGGTGGCAAGTCCGGTACGCTTCGCAACTGGTACGGCAACCCCGACGGCCCGCCCTATGTCTTCGCCAAAACCGGCTCGCTGAGCAACACCTATTGCCTGAGTGGGTACCTGATTACCCAGGATGGGCGAAAACTGATTTTCAGCTTCATGCACAACAACTTCGTGCAGCCCTCGTCCGACTACCGACACGCCATGCAGGAGGTGCTTCGTACCCTGTGGGAACGTTACTGA
- a CDS encoding GAF domain-containing protein: MMWITTLIQLGSRVEYDAPTQRKIQLSNAIALIIGFGIATPFVFFSYFFFPPLVHIPIVGVLVCLGIIAFNAAGAFQIGRFVVATLPLLLALIYEAYLAKAGEEPVTGIHMISLSFTLVPFIIYDLREKAPLIATTVFSLLLLSAFSTLNAWLEIDLDTEIIRTGFLGTLSSVLALLVGLAIVLTLALINRKAENKADALYQAMEQRNEELLSSQNELEKNIQLLHHSAQEEKQRTWATEGMARFAHLLREQHDLKTLGDRLIAELVPYLGANQGGFYSLEKDEEGAYLALQSCYAYNRKKYLEQRIEIGEGLLGQTFLEKMPTYLTEVPADYINITSGLGEALPRALLIMPLMHDDQVEGLIEVASFREFPPHVMQFLHSLGESLAVALRNQRINTQTARLLSEATLRTQQLQEQEEEMRQNMEELAATQEEMQRKEEEFLKHIATLEAQLAQKAEPELVLEY; this comes from the coding sequence ATGATGTGGATCACCACACTTATTCAGTTGGGCAGTCGTGTCGAGTATGATGCCCCTACGCAACGGAAAATTCAGCTCAGCAACGCCATTGCTCTCATCATCGGGTTTGGTATCGCTACTCCTTTCGTATTCTTCTCCTACTTCTTCTTCCCGCCCCTGGTGCACATTCCCATCGTTGGCGTATTGGTTTGCCTGGGCATCATCGCCTTCAACGCGGCCGGTGCCTTTCAGATCGGTCGGTTTGTGGTGGCCACCCTGCCGCTGCTCCTGGCCCTGATCTACGAGGCCTACCTGGCCAAAGCCGGGGAAGAACCCGTCACGGGCATCCATATGATCAGCCTGTCGTTCACGCTGGTACCGTTCATCATTTACGACCTGCGCGAAAAAGCGCCTTTGATCGCCACCACGGTTTTCTCGCTGCTGCTGCTGAGCGCGTTTTCGACCTTGAATGCCTGGCTGGAGATCGACCTCGATACGGAGATCATCCGCACCGGATTTCTCGGGACGCTTTCCAGCGTGCTGGCCCTCCTGGTGGGGCTGGCCATTGTGCTGACGCTCGCACTCATCAACCGCAAAGCCGAGAACAAAGCCGACGCGTTGTATCAGGCCATGGAGCAGCGCAATGAGGAGCTGCTCTCGTCGCAAAACGAGCTGGAGAAAAACATTCAACTGCTGCACCACTCTGCGCAGGAAGAGAAACAGCGCACCTGGGCGACCGAAGGCATGGCGCGCTTCGCGCACCTTCTGCGCGAACAGCACGACCTGAAAACGCTAGGCGATCGACTCATTGCCGAGCTTGTGCCTTACCTGGGAGCAAACCAGGGTGGTTTCTACAGCCTTGAAAAGGACGAAGAAGGCGCCTACCTCGCGTTGCAGTCCTGTTATGCCTACAATCGCAAAAAATACCTGGAACAGCGCATCGAAATTGGCGAGGGCCTGCTGGGCCAGACGTTTCTGGAAAAGATGCCGACCTACCTTACCGAAGTACCGGCCGACTACATCAACATCACGTCCGGACTCGGCGAGGCACTTCCCCGCGCGCTGTTGATCATGCCGCTGATGCACGACGACCAGGTGGAAGGCTTGATCGAAGTCGCGTCGTTCCGGGAGTTTCCGCCACACGTCATGCAGTTTCTGCACAGCCTGGGCGAAAGCTTAGCCGTTGCATTGCGCAACCAGCGCATCAACACCCAGACGGCGCGTCTGCTTTCGGAAGCCACCCTGCGCACGCAGCAATTGCAGGAACAAGAAGAAGAGATGCGTCAGAACATGGAAGAACTGGCCGCGACGCAGGAGGAGATGCAACGGAAAGAAGAGGAGTTCCTGAAACACATCGCTACGCTGGAAGCACAACTGGCCCAGAAGGCCGAACCGGAACTGGTACTGGAATATTAG